In Taeniopygia guttata chromosome 2, bTaeGut7.mat, whole genome shotgun sequence, one genomic interval encodes:
- the INSIG1 gene encoding insulin-induced gene 1 protein — MPRLESCAWSCSCAARGRHRSQLGDTAAGLAAKVGEMLSSSVPSPSLALVGRGARSPSTSSASSTASSTSSTLNWSQHLVQRSVVLFVVGAFMALVLNLLQIQRNVTLFPDEVISTLFSSAWWVPPCCGTAAAVVGLLYPCIDSHLGEPHKFKREWASVMRCIAVFVGINHASAKLDFANNVQLSLTLAALSLGLWWTFDRSRSGLGLGITIAFVATLITQFLVYNGVYQYTSPDFLYIRSWLPCIFFSGGVTVGNIGRQLAMGIPEKPHND; from the exons ATGCCCAGGTTGGAGAGCTGCgcctggagctgttcctgcgCTGCCAGAGGAAGGCACAGGAGCCAGCTGGGGGACACGGCGGCGGGGCTGGCCGCCAAGGTGGGCGAGATGCTGAGCTCCTCCGTGCCCAGCCCCTCGCTGGCGCTGGTGGGCCGCGGAGCTcgcagccccagcacctccagcGCCAGCAGCAccgccagcagcaccagcagcaccttGAACTGGAGTCAGCACCTGGTGCAGAGGAGCGTGGTGCTCTTCGTCGTGGGTGCTTTCATGGCCCTGGTGCTGAACTTGCTGCAGATCCAGCGGAACGTGACTTTGTTCCCTGACGAAGTGATTTCTACTCTCTTCTCCTCCGCCTGGTGGGTGCCCCCGTGCTGCGGCACTGCAGCAG CTGTGGTTGGCCTGCTGTACCCCTGCATCGACAGCCACCTCGGGGAGCCCCACAAGTTCAAGCGGGAGTGGGCCAGCGTCATGCGCTGCATCGCCGTCTTCGTGGGCATCAACCACGCCAGCGCT aaactAGACTTTGCAAACAACGTCCAGCTGTCCCTGACTCTGGCAGCCTTATCACTGGGGCTTTGGTGGACATTTGATCGTTCAAGAAGTGGTCTCGGACTTGGAATAACAATAGCCTTTGTAGCAACACTGATAACCCAGTTTCTTGTATATAATGGTGTTTATCA GTATACATCCCCAGATTTCCTTTACATTCGTTCTTGGCTTCCATGTATATTTTTCTCAGGAGGTGTGACTGTAGGAAACATAGGACGCCAGCTGGCTATG GGTATTCCAGAAAAACCACACAACGACTAA